One Paraburkholderia kururiensis DNA window includes the following coding sequences:
- a CDS encoding response regulator transcription factor: protein MKVLAIEDDAAQADLIRTALAHTQHQVEIVESGSLAIRRLRQATPDLLILERNLPDISGDDMLTWIRMRLGADIPVLVLVGRSSEDDVPKILDAGADDYVVTPVRCAELAARVAVLLRRAYSRVRWEAHRIELGDYVIDIRDRTVVLRGKQQILSPREFDLASHLFRHPGRVFARGELYRAVWGKALEPDSRTLDTHIYRLRQKLELSARHGIQLRCVYQHGYCLERVPVPADAFRGSFHESSHRSTIGPF, encoded by the coding sequence ATGAAGGTACTTGCCATTGAGGACGACGCTGCACAGGCTGACCTGATCCGGACGGCGCTGGCGCATACGCAGCATCAGGTCGAGATCGTCGAGAGCGGGTCTCTGGCGATAAGGCGTCTTCGGCAGGCAACGCCCGACCTGCTGATACTGGAACGAAACCTTCCCGACATTTCCGGAGACGACATGCTCACCTGGATACGCATGCGGCTGGGTGCCGATATCCCGGTGCTCGTGCTCGTTGGCCGCAGCAGTGAGGACGACGTGCCGAAGATATTGGACGCCGGCGCGGACGATTACGTCGTCACGCCAGTGCGGTGCGCAGAGCTCGCCGCGCGGGTCGCAGTCCTGCTGCGTCGCGCCTATTCGCGCGTACGATGGGAAGCGCACCGCATTGAACTTGGCGACTACGTAATCGACATCAGGGATCGAACCGTGGTGCTCCGGGGAAAGCAGCAGATACTGTCACCGCGGGAGTTCGATCTTGCCAGTCACCTGTTCCGGCATCCGGGCCGGGTCTTTGCCCGCGGTGAGCTTTACCGCGCGGTTTGGGGTAAAGCCCTGGAACCAGACTCGCGCACGCTCGATACGCACATATACCGACTGCGGCAAAAGCTCGAGCTATCGGCCCGGCATGGCATCCAGCTGCGCTGCGTCTACCAGCATGGATATTGTCTCGAGCGTGTACCTGTCCCAGCAGACGCCTTTCGCGGCTCCTTCCATGAATCCAGCCATCGGAGCACCATTGGTCCATTCTGA